The following are encoded in a window of Chionomys nivalis chromosome X, mChiNiv1.1, whole genome shotgun sequence genomic DNA:
- the LOC130868383 gene encoding melanoma-associated antigen B4-like, whose translation MPRGQKSKARAREKRRQGLKDAQAKEAEKAEAPAGSDQASGDAKPSTSTADFPQQSESSAPSSTASQGVTPRRSDKGDQGQGDGNERSSRALLSTRSMRMDLMTRKTGMLMEYMLLKYKVQQPMKRGEMLKVINKRFKEHFPEIFKTASYRLDVVFGLELKEVLPHGQAYELVSKLDFEDDGSMSNELGVSTRGILIALLSVIYLNNYRAAEEYVWYFLNALGVYDGIMHVFFGDIRKLITEDLVQEKYLVYHQVPNSDPPSYEFLWGPRAYDETTQIKVMDFLAKISEALPGVCLSRFEQDLIKEEEEAQAAAAAKSGSKGKAKGRTKTKLSHPTHK comes from the coding sequence ATGCCAAGGGGACAGAAGAGTAAGGCGCGTGCTCGAGAGAAAAGGCGCCAGGGGCTCAAGGATGCTCAagcaaaggaggcagagaaagcagaggcACCTGCTGGCTCTGATCAAGCTTCAGGAGATGCTAAGCCAAGCACTTCCACTGCTGACTTCCCACAGCAGTCTGAAAGCTCAGCACCCAGCAGCACTGCCAGCCAGGGAGTGACCCCCAGAAGATCTGATAAGGGTGACCAGGGCCAAGGGGATGGAAATGAGCGTTCCTCCAGGGCTCTACTCTCTACTAGAAGCATGCGGATGGATCTTATGACAAGGAAGACAGGAATGCTGATGGAGTACATGCTCCTCAAATACAAAGTGCAGCAGCCCATGAAGAGGGGAGAGATGCTCAAAGTTATCAACAAAAGGTTCAAGGAACACTTCCCTGAGATCTTCAAGACAGCCTCCTATCGATTGGATGTGGTGTTTGGCCTTGAGCTGAAAGAAGTCCTGCCACATGGTCAAGCATATGAGCTTGTGAGCAAGCTAGATTTTGAGGATGATGGAAGTATGAGCAATGAGCTAGGTGTTTCTACCAGGGGCATTCTGATTGCTCTCCTAAGTGTGATCTATCTAAATAACTACCGTGCTGCCGAGGAGTATGTCTGGTATTTCCTGAATGCATTAGGAGTCTATGATGGGATCATGCATGTCTTCTTTGGGGATATCAGGAAGCTCATCACTGAAGATCTGGTACAGGAAAAGTACCTGGTATACCATCAGGTTCCTAACAGTGATCCTCCATCCTATGAGTTCCTGTGGGGCCCGAGAGCCTATGATGAAACAACCCAGATAAAGGTGATGGACTTTTTAGCCAAGATAAGTGAAGCCTTGCCTGGGGTGTGCTTATCTCGTTTTGAGCAGGATTTGattaaagaggaagaggaagcccaAGCTGCAGCTGCAGCCAAGTCTGGCAGTAAAGGCAAGGCCAAGGGACGTACTAAGACCAAGTTAAGTCATCCTACTCACAAGTGA